Proteins from one Enterobacter bugandensis genomic window:
- the sixA gene encoding phosphohistidine phosphatase SixA encodes MQVFIMRHGDAALDAASDSVRPLTVCGCDESRQMATWLKGQKVDIERVLVSPFLRAEQTLDVVGECMNLPSSVDVLPELTPCGDVGLVSAYLQALCNEGVASALVISHLPLVGYLVSELCPGETPPMFTTSAIANVTLDETGKGVFNWQMSPCNLKMAKAI; translated from the coding sequence ATGCAAGTTTTTATCATGCGTCACGGCGACGCGGCACTCGATGCCGCCAGTGACTCAGTACGTCCTTTAACAGTCTGTGGCTGTGACGAATCCCGTCAAATGGCGACGTGGCTTAAAGGTCAAAAAGTGGACATTGAACGCGTTCTGGTGAGTCCGTTCCTGCGTGCAGAACAGACGCTGGACGTGGTAGGGGAGTGTATGAACCTGCCATCCAGCGTGGACGTTCTCCCTGAGCTGACGCCATGCGGCGATGTCGGTCTTGTCAGCGCTTACCTTCAGGCGCTGTGCAATGAAGGTGTCGCTTCCGCACTGGTCATTTCCCACCTGCCGCTGGTCGGCTATCTGGTATCTGAGCTGTGCCCGGGCGAAACGCCGCCAATGTTCACCACTTCCGCCATTGCCAACGTCACTCTCGACGAAACCGGCAAAGGGGTCTTCAACTGGCAAATGAGCCCGTGCAACCTGAAGATGGCAAAAGCCATCTGA
- the fadI gene encoding acetyl-CoA C-acyltransferase FadI, with protein sequence MSQALPLITRQGDRIAIVSGLRTPFARQATAFHGIPAVDLGKMVVGEMLARSEIPPEVIEQLVFGQVVQMPEAPNIAREIVLGTGMNVHTDAYSVSRACATSFQAVANVAESLMAGTIRAGIAGGADSSSVLPIGVSKKLARILVDANKARTTGAKLKLFSRLRLRDLMPVPPAVAEYSTGLRMGDTAEQMAKTYGITREQQDALAHRSHQLAAKAWSEGKLTDEVMTAYTPPYREPLTEDNNIRGTSTLADYAKLRPAFDRKHGTVTAANSTPLTDGAAAVILMTESRAKELGITPLGYLRSYAFTAIDVWQDMLLGPAWSTPLALDRAGLTLADLTLIDMHEAFAAQTLANVQLLASERFARDVLGRAHATGEVDQSKFNVLGGSIAYGHPFAATGARMITQTLHELRRRGGGFGLVTACAAGGLGAAMVLEAE encoded by the coding sequence ATGAGTCAGGCATTACCGCTAATCACCCGACAAGGTGACCGCATTGCCATTGTCAGCGGTCTGCGTACGCCGTTTGCACGTCAGGCGACGGCGTTTCACGGTATACCGGCTGTCGATCTGGGGAAAATGGTAGTGGGGGAGATGCTGGCTCGCAGCGAAATTCCGCCTGAGGTCATCGAACAGCTGGTCTTCGGCCAGGTGGTGCAGATGCCTGAAGCCCCTAACATTGCGCGGGAGATTGTTCTCGGTACCGGCATGAACGTTCATACCGATGCCTACAGCGTCAGCCGCGCGTGCGCGACCAGCTTCCAGGCGGTAGCAAACGTGGCGGAAAGTCTGATGGCGGGCACCATTCGCGCCGGGATCGCAGGTGGCGCCGATTCTTCCTCCGTACTGCCGATTGGCGTCAGTAAAAAGCTGGCCCGCATTCTGGTGGATGCCAATAAAGCCCGCACCACCGGTGCGAAGCTCAAACTCTTCTCGCGTTTACGCCTGCGCGATCTCATGCCCGTGCCACCTGCCGTCGCGGAATACTCTACCGGCCTGCGAATGGGCGATACCGCCGAGCAGATGGCCAAAACCTACGGCATCACCCGCGAGCAGCAGGATGCGCTGGCGCATCGCTCGCATCAGCTGGCAGCGAAAGCCTGGTCGGAGGGCAAACTCACCGATGAGGTCATGACCGCCTACACGCCTCCCTATCGAGAGCCTCTTACTGAAGATAACAATATTCGTGGTACCTCGACGCTGGCGGATTACGCCAAACTGCGTCCGGCGTTTGACCGCAAGCACGGCACCGTGACGGCGGCCAACAGTACGCCGCTGACCGATGGTGCTGCTGCGGTGATCCTGATGACGGAGTCGCGTGCAAAAGAGCTGGGCATCACGCCGCTGGGCTATTTGCGCAGCTATGCCTTTACCGCCATTGATGTCTGGCAGGACATGCTGTTAGGTCCGGCGTGGTCCACGCCGCTGGCGCTGGATCGCGCGGGGCTAACCCTGGCGGATTTAACCCTGATTGATATGCACGAAGCCTTTGCCGCGCAAACCCTGGCAAACGTGCAGCTGCTGGCAAGCGAGCGTTTTGCACGCGACGTGCTGGGCCGCGCCCATGCCACCGGCGAAGTGGATCAGAGCAAATTCAACGTGCTGGGTGGGTCGATCGCCTACGGCCATCCGTTTGCGGCCACGGGCGCGCGAATGATCACCCAGACACTACACGAACTCCGTCGCCGCGGCGGCGGGTTTGGTCTCGTCACCGCCTGCGCGGCGGGCGGCCTTGGTGCAGCAATGGTTCTGGAGGCTGAATAA
- a CDS encoding Zygote formation protein zyg1 codes for MNIVEKTVNSINKMHDGDTLPISAYKFQSHELAQKQAQMVFSNDRGDVEKDAQFRMNQTGNIFYVSTSPELTEKTKKLFDSVTVLFAAMTAALNECNKSLFDYDAWRSVIGRSGFFVEVQKTRNMMTIKNSGITVNTQIIQQLLPGLTSGSAMEIAKGVLSAVNGEFMASERSEDAKLGHILFICEELFGAPSVTVRLFFASKKSHSAITQSPCHKSVSTTFEQLQEANTFLFVSPENIAEYAKLFTEQPEEYLNLIERFKQMINPKS; via the coding sequence ATGAACATCGTAGAAAAAACCGTTAATAGTATAAATAAGATGCATGACGGCGACACCTTACCTATCTCGGCTTATAAATTTCAGTCGCATGAGCTAGCCCAAAAGCAAGCTCAAATGGTATTTTCCAACGACCGTGGTGATGTCGAAAAAGATGCCCAATTCCGTATGAACCAGACGGGAAATATTTTCTATGTTTCAACTTCTCCTGAGCTTACCGAGAAAACCAAGAAACTATTTGATAGCGTAACGGTTTTATTCGCTGCTATGACCGCTGCACTGAATGAATGTAACAAATCACTATTTGACTACGATGCATGGCGCTCAGTCATTGGCAGATCAGGTTTCTTTGTAGAAGTTCAGAAAACAAGAAACATGATGACGATTAAGAATAGCGGGATAACTGTTAATACGCAGATCATTCAGCAGTTACTGCCCGGACTGACATCGGGCAGTGCAATGGAGATTGCCAAGGGCGTTCTCAGTGCAGTGAATGGTGAGTTCATGGCATCCGAGCGTTCTGAAGATGCTAAACTCGGGCACATCCTGTTCATCTGCGAAGAACTCTTTGGCGCTCCAAGCGTTACAGTGCGCCTCTTCTTTGCATCTAAAAAATCGCACAGCGCCATAACCCAGTCTCCATGCCATAAGTCTGTATCAACTACATTTGAGCAGTTGCAAGAAGCCAATACCTTCTTGTTCGTATCGCCGGAAAACATCGCTGAATATGCAAAACTATTCACTGAGCAGCCGGAAGAGTATTTAAATCTCATTGAGCGCTTCAAACAAATGATTAATCCGAAATCTTAA
- the mlaA gene encoding phospholipid-binding lipoprotein MlaA encodes MKLRLSALALGATMLVGCASSGEQTGRSDPLEGFNRSMYSFNYNVLDPYVVRPVAVAWRDYVPQPARNGLSNFTSNLEEPAVMVNYFLQGDPYQGMVHFTRFFLNSLLGMGGFIDVAGMANPKLQREQPHRFGSTLGHYGVGYGPYVHLPFYGSFTVRDDGGDMVDTLYPVLSWLTWPLSVGKWTVEGIETRAQLLDSDGLLRQSSDPYIMVREAYFQNHDFIANGGKLKPEDNPNAKAIENELKDIDSE; translated from the coding sequence ATGAAACTTCGGCTGTCGGCGCTTGCGCTGGGCGCGACGATGCTTGTGGGCTGCGCCAGCTCCGGGGAGCAAACGGGACGCTCCGATCCTCTCGAAGGATTTAACCGCTCTATGTATAGCTTCAACTACAACGTGCTGGACCCGTATGTGGTTCGCCCGGTGGCAGTAGCATGGCGCGATTACGTTCCACAGCCCGCGCGTAACGGGTTAAGCAATTTTACCAGCAACCTCGAAGAGCCTGCGGTGATGGTCAACTATTTCCTGCAGGGCGATCCGTATCAGGGGATGGTGCACTTTACGCGCTTCTTCCTGAACTCCCTGCTGGGGATGGGTGGTTTTATCGATGTTGCAGGTATGGCAAACCCGAAACTGCAGCGTGAACAGCCGCACCGTTTCGGCAGTACGCTGGGGCATTATGGTGTCGGTTACGGTCCTTACGTCCATCTGCCGTTCTATGGCAGCTTCACCGTGCGTGATGATGGCGGCGATATGGTCGATACGCTGTATCCGGTTCTGTCGTGGCTGACCTGGCCGCTGTCGGTGGGTAAATGGACGGTGGAAGGGATTGAAACCCGTGCGCAACTGCTTGATTCAGACGGTCTGCTGCGCCAGTCGTCCGATCCGTACATTATGGTGCGTGAAGCGTACTTCCAGAATCATGACTTTATCGCCAACGGCGGCAAGCTGAAGCCGGAAGATAATCCAAACGCGAAGGCTATTGAAAACGAACTCAAAGATATTGATTCGGAATAA
- a CDS encoding formate/nitrite transporter family protein codes for MKEVGEDKIGESNEEHEIESEEKARGEEIEIDEDRLPSRAMAIHEHIRQDGEKEMERDAMALFWSAIAAGLSMGASLLAKGIFHVQLEGVPGGFLLENLGYTFGFIIVIMARQQLFTENTVTAVLPVMQNPTLGNFGLLMRLWSVVLLGNIIGTGIAAWAFEYMPIFDEPTRDAFVKIGMDVMKNTPVEMFSNAIISGWIIATMVWMFPSAGSAKIVVIILMTWLIALGDTTHIVVGTVEILYLVFNGTLHWSDFFWPFAIPTLAGNICGGTFIFALLSHAQIRNDMSNKRKAELKAQAEKDKAAKKST; via the coding sequence ATGAAAGAAGTGGGTGAAGACAAAATTGGCGAAAGTAATGAGGAACATGAAATTGAAAGCGAGGAGAAAGCGCGTGGTGAGGAGATAGAGATTGATGAGGATCGCCTCCCCTCCCGCGCGATGGCAATCCACGAGCATATACGCCAGGACGGCGAAAAGGAGATGGAGCGCGATGCCATGGCCCTCTTCTGGTCAGCTATCGCGGCTGGACTGTCAATGGGCGCCTCGCTGCTTGCTAAAGGGATATTTCATGTGCAGCTGGAGGGCGTGCCCGGCGGATTTTTACTGGAGAACCTCGGCTACACCTTCGGCTTTATTATCGTCATCATGGCCCGCCAGCAGCTATTTACTGAGAACACGGTGACCGCCGTACTGCCGGTGATGCAAAACCCTACCCTCGGCAATTTTGGTTTATTGATGAGGCTCTGGAGCGTGGTTCTGCTGGGAAATATCATCGGCACGGGCATCGCGGCCTGGGCATTTGAATATATGCCGATATTTGATGAACCCACCCGGGACGCATTTGTGAAGATCGGTATGGATGTGATGAAAAACACGCCAGTCGAAATGTTTTCAAATGCCATTATCTCTGGGTGGATTATCGCCACAATGGTGTGGATGTTCCCTTCTGCCGGTAGCGCTAAAATCGTGGTGATCATACTGATGACCTGGCTAATTGCGCTGGGGGATACCACGCATATCGTGGTCGGTACCGTTGAGATACTTTACCTGGTCTTTAACGGTACGCTTCACTGGAGCGATTTTTTCTGGCCGTTCGCCATTCCGACGCTGGCGGGGAATATCTGCGGTGGAACGTTTATCTTCGCGCTGTTAAGCCATGCCCAAATCCGTAACGACATGTCGAATAAACGCAAAGCCGAGCTTAAGGCGCAGGCAGAAAAGGATAAAGCAGCAAAAAAATCAACCTGA
- the fadJ gene encoding fatty acid oxidation complex subunit alpha FadJ, translating to MDMPSAFNLTVRLDNVAVITIDVPDEKMNTLKAEFGTQVRAMLKQIRENKAIRGLVFISAKPDNFIAGADINMIARAKSAQEAEDLARQGQQVMAEINALPIPVIAAIHGACLGGGLELALACHSRICTDDPKTVLGLPEVQLGLLPGSGGTQRLPRLVGVSTALEMILTGKQLRPRQALKVGLVDDVVPHTILLDAAVELALKGRQTKRPLPVRERVLAGPLGRALLFNMVGKKTEQKTKGNYPAAKRILEVMETGLSQGNSSGYAAEAKAFGELAMTPQSQALRSIFFASTEVKKDPGSEAEPAPLRAVGVLGGGLMGGGIAFVTASKGKLPVRIKDISAKGINHALQYSWQNLDRKVKRRHIKASERDKTLATISGTTDYSGFAHRDLVIEAVFEDLALKQQMVADVEQHCAPHTIFASNTSSLPIGDIAAKAARPEQVIGLHFFSPVEKMPLVEVIPHATTSPQTIATVVKLAKKQGKTPIVVADKAGFYVNRILAPYINEAMRLLTEGEKIEHVDEALVKFGFPVGPIQLLDEVGIDTGTKIIPVLEAAYGDRFTPPANIVSAILKDDRKGRKNERGFYLYGAKGRKSKKQVDPSVYGLISATGQGRLSAVQCAERCVMMMLNEAARCFGEQVIKSARDGDIGAVFGIGFPPFLGGPFRYMDTLGAGEVVVILQRLASQYGPRFTPCDELLQMAERGQTFWPARETDFVN from the coding sequence ATGGATATGCCATCTGCATTTAATCTGACGGTTCGCCTCGATAACGTCGCGGTTATCACTATTGATGTGCCTGATGAAAAGATGAATACCCTGAAGGCTGAATTCGGCACTCAGGTTCGCGCCATGCTCAAGCAGATCCGCGAAAATAAAGCGATTCGTGGTCTGGTCTTTATCTCGGCTAAGCCGGATAACTTTATTGCCGGGGCCGATATCAACATGATCGCCCGAGCGAAAAGCGCGCAGGAAGCTGAAGATCTGGCGCGTCAGGGGCAGCAGGTGATGGCTGAAATCAACGCTCTGCCGATTCCGGTTATTGCCGCGATCCACGGTGCCTGCCTTGGCGGCGGGCTGGAGCTGGCGCTGGCCTGTCACAGCCGTATCTGCACTGACGATCCGAAAACCGTTTTAGGGTTGCCAGAAGTGCAGTTAGGCCTGCTGCCGGGATCGGGTGGAACACAGCGTCTGCCGCGTCTGGTTGGGGTTAGCACCGCCCTGGAGATGATCTTAACCGGCAAGCAGCTACGCCCCCGTCAGGCACTGAAAGTGGGGTTGGTTGACGACGTCGTTCCGCACACCATTTTACTGGACGCTGCCGTTGAGCTGGCGCTGAAGGGACGTCAGACAAAACGTCCTCTCCCTGTACGCGAGCGCGTGCTGGCAGGGCCACTGGGGCGCGCGCTTCTGTTCAACATGGTAGGCAAAAAAACCGAGCAAAAAACCAAAGGCAACTATCCGGCGGCAAAGCGCATTCTGGAAGTGATGGAAACCGGGTTGTCGCAGGGCAACAGCAGCGGCTATGCCGCTGAAGCCAAAGCCTTTGGCGAACTGGCGATGACGCCGCAGTCGCAGGCGCTGCGCAGCATCTTCTTCGCCAGTACTGAGGTGAAAAAAGATCCGGGCAGCGAGGCAGAGCCTGCTCCGCTGCGTGCCGTTGGCGTGCTGGGCGGTGGGCTCATGGGCGGCGGAATCGCGTTTGTTACCGCCAGCAAAGGCAAATTGCCCGTGCGCATCAAAGACATCAGCGCAAAGGGCATCAACCACGCGCTGCAGTACAGCTGGCAGAACCTTGATAGGAAGGTCAAACGCCGCCATATCAAGGCAAGCGAACGTGATAAAACCCTGGCGACGATCTCCGGCACGACGGATTACAGCGGTTTTGCGCACCGGGACCTGGTGATTGAAGCCGTATTTGAAGACCTGGCGCTTAAGCAGCAGATGGTGGCTGACGTGGAGCAGCACTGCGCGCCGCACACTATTTTCGCCTCAAACACCTCGTCTTTACCGATTGGCGATATCGCGGCGAAAGCTGCTCGTCCGGAGCAGGTCATTGGTCTACACTTTTTCAGTCCGGTCGAAAAAATGCCGCTGGTGGAGGTGATCCCGCACGCCACGACCAGCCCGCAGACCATCGCCACCGTGGTGAAGCTGGCGAAAAAACAGGGTAAAACCCCGATTGTGGTCGCGGACAAGGCTGGCTTCTACGTCAACCGTATTCTGGCACCCTATATCAACGAAGCGATGCGGCTGCTGACGGAAGGGGAGAAAATCGAGCACGTCGACGAGGCGCTCGTAAAGTTTGGCTTCCCCGTCGGTCCAATCCAACTTTTGGATGAGGTGGGAATAGACACCGGCACTAAAATTATACCTGTGCTGGAAGCGGCTTATGGCGATCGTTTTACCCCGCCTGCAAACATTGTTTCTGCAATTTTGAAGGACGATCGCAAAGGCAGAAAAAATGAACGCGGTTTCTATCTTTACGGCGCGAAAGGGCGTAAAAGCAAGAAACAGGTCGACCCTTCGGTTTATGGGCTTATTTCGGCCACCGGTCAGGGAAGACTGTCTGCCGTTCAGTGCGCAGAACGTTGCGTCATGATGATGCTCAATGAAGCGGCGCGCTGCTTTGGTGAACAGGTGATCAAGAGCGCACGCGATGGCGACATCGGCGCGGTATTTGGTATTGGTTTCCCGCCGTTCCTTGGCGGCCCGTTCCGTTACATGGATACGCTCGGTGCGGGTGAAGTGGTTGTCATTTTGCAACGTCTGGCCTCGCAATACGGTCCGCGGTTTACACCGTGTGACGAATTATTGCAGATGGCGGAGCGGGGCCAGACATTCTGGCCTGCAAGGGAAACTGATTTCGTAAACTGA
- the fadL gene encoding long-chain fatty acid transporter FadL, translating into MSQKTLFNKTALAVAVAIVSTSAWSAGFQLNEFSSSGLGRAYSGEGAIADDAGNASRNPALIMMFDRPTFSAGAVYIDPDVNISGTSPSGASLKADNIAPTAWVPNLHFVAPINEQFGWGASVTSNYGLATEFNNNYPAGEYGGKTDLTTLNLNLSGAYRLNDSWSFGLGFDAVYADAKIERYAGEQTARLPKNSNKIASLKGDEWGYGWNAGILYELDKNNRWGLTYRSEVKIDFDGDYKSGILTPVNSLVPGAGTTIPWGTSGQTVPGSLSLHLPEMWEVSGYNRVAPQWAIHYSLAYTSWSQFQELKATGTNGQTLFYKDESFHDAYRIALGTTYYMDDNWTFRTGIAFDDSPVPADKRSISIPDQDRFWVSAGATYAFNENASVDAGVSYMHGQKVTFKEGPYEFTSEGKAWLFGTNFNYAF; encoded by the coding sequence ATGAGCCAGAAAACCCTGTTCAACAAGACTGCGCTGGCAGTCGCAGTGGCAATCGTCTCTACTTCCGCCTGGTCAGCGGGCTTTCAGCTAAACGAATTTTCGTCCTCTGGCCTTGGCCGCGCGTATTCAGGGGAAGGTGCAATCGCTGATGATGCGGGTAACGCAAGCCGTAACCCTGCATTAATCATGATGTTCGATCGCCCGACCTTCTCTGCTGGTGCGGTGTATATCGATCCTGATGTCAACATTTCCGGCACGTCACCTTCTGGTGCGAGCCTGAAAGCAGATAACATTGCGCCAACGGCGTGGGTACCTAACCTGCACTTCGTTGCACCAATCAATGAACAATTTGGCTGGGGCGCATCCGTCACGTCTAACTATGGCCTTGCTACCGAGTTCAATAACAACTACCCGGCAGGCGAATACGGCGGTAAAACAGACCTGACAACGCTAAACCTGAACCTGAGCGGTGCTTATCGTCTGAACGACAGCTGGAGCTTCGGTCTGGGCTTTGATGCCGTCTACGCCGATGCAAAAATTGAGCGTTACGCCGGTGAACAAACGGCTCGCCTGCCGAAAAACAGCAACAAAATTGCCAGCCTGAAGGGCGATGAGTGGGGCTATGGCTGGAACGCCGGTATTCTGTACGAGCTGGACAAAAACAACCGCTGGGGCCTGACCTATCGTTCCGAAGTAAAAATTGACTTCGACGGCGATTACAAGAGCGGCATCCTGACGCCGGTCAACAGCCTGGTCCCTGGTGCGGGTACCACTATCCCGTGGGGGACTTCCGGTCAAACTGTCCCTGGCTCACTGTCACTGCATCTGCCAGAAATGTGGGAAGTATCGGGTTACAACCGCGTGGCGCCACAGTGGGCTATTCACTATAGCCTGGCCTATACCAGCTGGAGCCAGTTCCAGGAGCTGAAAGCGACCGGCACCAACGGTCAAACGCTGTTCTATAAGGACGAGAGCTTCCACGACGCCTATCGCATTGCGTTGGGTACCACCTATTATATGGATGATAACTGGACATTCCGTACCGGTATCGCATTCGATGACAGCCCGGTACCGGCTGATAAGCGCTCCATCTCCATTCCGGATCAGGACCGCTTCTGGGTGAGTGCTGGTGCAACCTACGCGTTCAACGAGAATGCTTCTGTCGATGCGGGCGTATCTTATATGCATGGCCAGAAAGTGACCTTCAAGGAAGGCCCGTACGAATTTACCTCTGAAGGTAAAGCCTGGCTGTTCGGTACTAACTTCAACTACGCGTTCTAA
- the smrB gene encoding endonuclease SmrB produces the protein MKKKTSLSEEDQALFRQLMTGTRKIAQDTIVHRPQRKKISEVPVKRLLQEQADNSHYFSDEFQPLLNTQGAVKYVREDVSHFELKKLRRGDYSPELFLDLHGLTQMQAKQELGALIAACRREHVFCACVMHGHGKHILKQQTPLWLAQHPHVMAFHQAPKEYGGDAALLVLIEVEEWQPPELP, from the coding sequence ATGAAAAAGAAAACATCGCTCAGCGAGGAGGATCAGGCTCTCTTCCGCCAGCTGATGACCGGGACGCGTAAAATCGCGCAGGACACGATTGTCCACCGTCCGCAGCGTAAAAAAATCAGCGAAGTTCCGGTCAAACGGCTGCTCCAGGAGCAGGCGGATAACAGCCACTATTTTTCAGATGAATTTCAGCCGCTGCTCAATACGCAAGGGGCTGTGAAGTACGTGCGCGAAGACGTCAGCCATTTTGAGCTGAAAAAGTTACGACGCGGAGATTATTCGCCGGAGCTGTTTCTCGATCTGCACGGCTTAACGCAGATGCAGGCGAAACAGGAGCTGGGGGCGTTGATTGCCGCCTGTCGCCGCGAACACGTTTTTTGCGCCTGCGTGATGCACGGCCACGGTAAACACATTCTGAAACAACAGACGCCGCTGTGGCTGGCTCAGCACCCGCACGTGATGGCGTTTCATCAGGCACCGAAAGAGTACGGCGGCGATGCCGCATTGCTGGTGTTGATTGAAGTTGAGGAGTGGCAGCCGCCAGAGTTGCCCTGA
- a CDS encoding YfcZ/YiiS family protein has translation MSKCSADETPVCCCMDVGTIMDNTDCTASYSRVFTNRAEAEETLAALSKRARDVESDPCEIKSTFTEVDGGVKLDIDFVFACEAETLIFQLGLR, from the coding sequence ATGAGTAAATGCAGTGCTGATGAAACCCCGGTTTGCTGCTGTATGGATGTTGGCACCATCATGGACAACACCGATTGCACCGCGTCTTACAGCCGTGTGTTCACCAACCGCGCCGAAGCTGAAGAAACGCTGGCCGCGCTGAGCAAGCGCGCGCGTGATGTGGAGTCCGATCCGTGTGAAATCAAATCTACCTTCACGGAAGTGGACGGCGGCGTGAAGCTGGATATCGACTTTGTGTTTGCCTGCGAAGCTGAAACGCTGATTTTCCAGCTCGGTCTGCGTTAA
- the prmB gene encoding 50S ribosomal protein L3 N(5)-glutamine methyltransferase produces MDKIFVDEAVNELHTIQDMLRWSVSRFSAANIWYGHGTDNPWDEAVQLVLPSLYLPLDIPEDMRTARLTSSEKHRIVERVIRRVNERIPVAYLTNKAWFCGHEFYVDERVLVPRSPIGELINNHFEGLINHQPQHILDMCTGSGCIAIACAYAFPEAEVDAVDISTDALAVTEHNIEEHGLIHHVTPIRSDLFRDLPTLQYDLIVTNPPYVDAEDMSDLPNEYRHEPELGLASGSDGLKLTRRILACAPDYLTDDGVLICEVGNSMVHLIEQYPDVPFTWLEFDNGGDGVFMLTKAQLLDAREHFSIYKD; encoded by the coding sequence GTGGATAAAATATTTGTCGATGAAGCAGTAAACGAGCTGCATACCATACAGGACATGTTGCGCTGGTCGGTTAGCCGCTTCAGCGCCGCTAATATCTGGTACGGTCACGGTACCGATAACCCGTGGGACGAGGCCGTTCAGCTGGTGCTGCCGTCTCTTTACCTGCCGCTGGACATTCCGGAAGACATGCGCACCGCGCGCCTGACCTCCAGCGAAAAACATCGCATCGTTGAGCGCGTGATCCGTCGCGTAAACGAGCGCATTCCGGTCGCCTATCTGACCAACAAAGCCTGGTTCTGCGGCCACGAGTTTTACGTCGATGAACGCGTGCTGGTACCGCGCTCGCCGATTGGTGAGCTGATCAACAATCACTTTGAAGGCCTGATTAACCATCAGCCGCAGCACATTCTCGATATGTGCACCGGCAGTGGCTGCATCGCTATTGCCTGCGCCTACGCTTTCCCTGAAGCGGAAGTGGACGCCGTCGATATCTCCACCGACGCGCTGGCCGTGACCGAACACAACATCGAAGAGCACGGCCTGATCCATCACGTCACGCCAATCCGCTCTGACCTGTTCCGCGACCTGCCGACGCTGCAATACGATCTGATCGTCACTAACCCGCCGTACGTCGATGCAGAAGACATGTCCGATCTGCCGAACGAATATCGTCACGAGCCGGAGCTGGGCCTGGCGTCAGGCTCTGACGGCCTGAAGCTGACCCGCCGCATTCTGGCCTGCGCGCCGGATTACCTGACCGATGACGGCGTTCTGATTTGTGAAGTGGGCAACAGCATGGTACATCTGATAGAGCAGTACCCGGATGTGCCTTTCACCTGGCTTGAGTTCGACAACGGCGGTGACGGCGTCTTTATGCTGACCAAAGCGCAGTTGCTCGACGCGCGCGAACACTTCAGCATCTATAAAGATTAA